In a genomic window of Amphiprion ocellaris isolate individual 3 ecotype Okinawa chromosome 13, ASM2253959v1, whole genome shotgun sequence:
- the LOC111583275 gene encoding zinc finger protein 518B, protein MKPVSYQSMPSSVNGGHPNVALDRVLSTSNVMYCEKCGFASTDGVVFKKHMLEHMQTKFYCFYCNNVSFSEAELAVHLKQHTSKYPFTCPHCGQGYMRRLCLVKHIDRLHSKSINQGPAKPGMTKTPQIPVSSALRSVPAADPSSVRPVVRVTVPTPSVPAARFGKDEQRGKTLDTNVSTATNGNAELLSPLNGLIQHNRALTVSLPEEVNIPAGCLVELVEVKTVNGTKELKLRLISQQENESVIKDTRTVASQNTALGKPLSPTFSHPNMVWSTSMGMCTVNRKQNETRTVNVERPAIIPVSTPNNLMNPMSKEKSGLKRTSPEIINLECNPVIPNKLPKSILNPVREGNSGISVTQTAPVSHNAALNALSSMAANRLSTALHPDGRATSVSQRVVDERKNVIVDHSKSIPPRRVCDTKTIPQNVPLAVKLEPQAMHLKSNTVSKPMKEAVSLNQQTLKSTSPCLSVPAVQVRPQVISVGKNDVANQSPVKTSVLFNHTSSKTSTWTQEVRPKETAREGHVSEPESFPVISSVFSLSQQPEEAQGSIQPLVMALRGIVMDKRSSSGSKTQGHVKITNSTEQASAAPASWHSHQVAPKSGSFIRDLLLTKQKSESVKEEEHDKDVQHPNALTNNHVHVKEEKNSTAQTDSVQSSHISASKSSTDEESTVVSNVEESETAKSEPDISSKFLTVSLKRVQVGVWKKSKKGLKLRISKYKTEVPVASLTDCTVIYPMPLKVDQLVKRPGPYQPVVVLNHPKPRVSVQGMRADTFADTGASQVVPKCQILKMRLSKVMGQKYEVMGCTVGVFP, encoded by the coding sequence ATGAAGCCTGTCAGCTATCAAAGCATGCCGTCATCTGTGAACGGTGGGCATCCAAATGTGGCACTGGATCGTGTGTTAAGCACTTCAAATGTGATGTATTGTGAGAAATGTGGATTTGCATCCACAGATGGCGTAGTGTTCAAGAAGCATATGTTGGAGCATATGCAGACAaagttttattgcttttattgcaACAACGTCTCTTTCAGTGAGGCTGAATTAGCCGTGCACCTGAAGCAGCACACTTCAAAGTATCCATTCACGTGTCCCCACTGCGGACAGGGCTACATGAGGAGGCTCTGCCTTGTGAAGCACATCGACCGTTTGCATAGTAAAAGCATTAATCAAGGACCTGCTAAGCCTGGCATGACAAAAACTCCACAGATCCCTGTCTCCAGTGCCTTAAGAAGTGTGCCCGCTGCTGATCCATCTTCTGTTCGACCAGTTGTTCGAGTGACAGTACCCACCCCGTCTGTACCTGCTGCCAGATTTGGAAAAGATGAACAGAGAGGGAAAACACTGGACACAAATGTATCAACTGCCACTAATGGTAATGCAGAACTTTTGTCCCCTTTGAACGGACTAATTCAGCACAACAGAGCACTAACAGTTTCTCTTCCCGAGGAGGTAAATATCCCCGCTGGCTGCTTAGTTGAACTTGTCGAGGTGAAAACTGTCAATGGGACAAAGGAGCTAAAGCTAAGGCTCATCTCTCAACAGGAAAACGAGTCTGTAATAAAGGACACAAGGACCGTGGCCTCTCAAAACACTGCACTGGGTAAGCCTCTGTCTCCCACATTTAGTCATCCAAACATGGTGTGGTCTACAAGTATGGGCATGTGCACAGTGAACAggaaacagaatgaaacaaGGACAGTCAATGTGGAGCGTCCTGCTATTATCCCTGTCAGTACTCCCAACAATCTCATGAATCCAATGAGCAAAGAAAAGAGCGGATTGAAAAGAACATCTCCAGAAATAATCAACCTGGAGTGCAACCCAGTCATCCCAAACAAGCTCCCCAAAAGCATCCTCAATCCTGTAAGAGAAGGTAACAGTGGCATCAGTGTCACACAAACGGCACCTGTTAGCCATAATGCAGCTCTTAATGCTCTGTCCTCCATGGCTGCCAACCGGTTGAGTACAGCGCTGCATCCAGACGGCAGGGCAACAAGCGTCTCCCAGAGAGTGGTGGATGAGAGAAAGAATGTGATTGTAGATCATTCAAAGAGTATCCCACCCAGGAGGGTCTGCGACACAAAAACCATTCCTCAAAATGTGCCGTTGGCTGTGAAGCTGGAACCTCAGGCGATGCACCTCAAGAGCAACACTGTTTCTAAACCAATGAAAGAGGCGGTGTCGTTGAACCAGCAAACTTTGAAATCAACTTCTCCCTGTTTAAGTGTTCCAGCTGTCCAAGTGAGACCTCAGGTAATTTCAGTCGGTAAGAATGATGTTGCAAATCAGTCTCCGGTCAAAACATCTGTCCTCTTTAATCACACAAGTTCAAAGACCTCCACTTGGACTCAGGAAGTGAGACCAAAGGAGACGGCAAGAGAAGGACATGTGTCGGAACCTGAGAGTTTCCCTGTCATctcctctgtgttttcattaagTCAACAGCCAGAGGAAGCCCAAGGTTCCATTCAGCCTTTGGTAATGGCTCTGCGCGGCATAGTGATGGATAAAAGGAGCAGTTCCGGCAGTAAAACCCAAGGTCACGTTAAGATAACGAACAGCACAGAGCAAGCGAGCGCTGCTCCAGCATCATGGCATTCACATCAGGTTGCCCCAAAAAGTGGATCGTTTATTCGTGACCTGTTATTGACAAAGCAGAAGAGTGAGTCTGTAAAAGAAGAAGAGCATGATAAGGATGTTCAGCACCCTAATGCACTGACCAACAACCATGTCCATGTCAAGGAGGAAAAGAATAGcactgcacagacagacagtgttCAAAGCAGTCACATTTCTGCTTCCAAATCTTCAACAGATGAGGAATCTACAGTTGTCTCAAATGTAGAGGAATCTGAGACGGCCAAAAGTGAGCCTGACATCTCCTCAAAGTTTCTCACCGTCTCTCTGAAAAGGGTCCAAGTAGGCGTgtggaaaaaaagcaagaagggACTGAAACTTAGAATATCCAAATATAAGACTGAGGTCCCTGTGGCCAGTCTAACTGATTGTACGGTGATTTACCCGATGCCGCTGAAGGTGGACCAACTGGTGAAACGTCCGGGTCCGTACCAGCCGGTGGTGGTTCTCAACCATCCAAAGCCCCGGGTTTCTGTACAGGGAATGAGAGCAGACACTTTTGCAGACACAGGAGCCTCTCAAGTGGTTCCAAAGTGTCAAATCTTAAAAATGAGGCTGAGCAAAGTGATGGGCCAAAAGTACGAGGTAATGGGGTGTACTGTTGGAGTTTTTCCATGA